A single Sander lucioperca isolate FBNREF2018 chromosome 24, SLUC_FBN_1.2, whole genome shotgun sequence DNA region contains:
- the LOC116053683 gene encoding ornithine decarboxylase-like has translation MNKNELGVHVLSPKNCDIDILDNGRTVKDVIDNKIKELGPVDNEEPFYVANLDSMYERHLRWLANLPRVKPFYAVKCNNTAAVLRMMSALDIGFDCASKGEIQTALSLGVTPHKIIYAHTTKPMSHIKYACAHGVDMMTFDNEDELLKMSLCHPKAKLVLRIAVDDSKSLVKLSSKFGARLVSVGKLLERAGELGSEIIGVSFHVGSGCTGGSAFKQAIADARQVFDIANLLGFQMRLLDIGGGFSAIGDFQGKFEEFSVIINEALDEFFPPDCGVQIIAEPGRYYVESAFTLAANVFAKRVIFDEMDEDSDGGENSPDRIMMYYLNDGVYGSMSCIVFDPAHSNLEPYLHRVVDSSEQRYRSVIWGPTCDCIDKITDGYWIPELHVGDWLLIDNMGAYSVSVSTDFNSFERAHVYTVVTAETWRALNLSQTFDMR, from the exons atgaataaaaatgaattgGGCGTGCATGTTTTGTCCCCTAAGAATTGTGATATTGACATTTTGGACAACGGAAGGACCGTCAAAGATGTCatagacaataaaataaaagagcTCGGTCCAGTG GACAACGAAGAGCCATTCTATGTGGCAAATCTAGATAGCATGTACGAGAGGCACCTCAGATGGCTTGCTAACTTACCTCGAGTCAAGCCTTTCTATGCGGTGAAGTGCAACAACACAGCGGCAGTTTTGAGGATGATGAGTGCTCTGGACATAGGTTTCGACTGTGCTAGCAAG GGCGAGATCCAGACGGCCCTGTCCCTCGGAGTGACACCCCATAAAATCATTTACGCACATACAACCAAACCAATGTCGCACATCAAATACGCCTGTGCTCATGGAGTAGATATGATGACTTTTGATAATGAGGATGAACTCCTGAAAATGTCTCTCTGTCACCCCAAAGCCAA ACTGGTGCTCCGCATCGCAGTGGATGACTCCAAATCCCTGGTAAAACTCAGTTCAAAGTTTGGAGCCAGACTGGTGTCAGTTGGCAAGCTGCTGGAACGCGCTGGAGAGCTGGGCTCAGAGATCATCGGGGTCAGCTTTCACGTAGGCAGCGGGTGCACCGGAGGCTCTGCGTTCAAACAGGCCATTGCAGACGCCCGACAAGTCTTTGACATAGCG aatttgcTTGGATTCCAGATGAGGCTCTTGGATATTGGTGGAGGATTCTCTGCGATTGGGGACTTTCAAGGAAAATTTGAAGAG TTTTCAGTCATCATTAATGAAGCACTGGATGAATTCTTCCCGCCTGACTGTGGGGTGCAGATTATTGCAGAGCCAGGCCGCTACTACGTGGAATctgccttcacactggcagcaAATGTCTTTGCCAAAAGAGTAATCTTTGATGAGATGGATGAAGATAGCG aCGGTGGGGAAAACAGCCCTGACAGAATTATGATGTACTACCTTAACGATGGAGTGTACGGCTCCATGAGTTGCATTGTTTTCGACCCTGCTCACTCCAACCTTGAACCGTATCTTCACAGG GTTGTTGACAGCAGCGAGCAGAGATACCGCTCTGTTATCTGGGGTCCAACCTGCGACTGCATTGACAAAATAACTGATGGCTACTGGATCCCTGAGTTGCATGTTGGGGACTGGCTTCTCATCGACAACATGGGCGCTTACTCTGTCAGTGTATCTACTGACTTCAATAGCTTtgaaagagcacacgtttacaCTGTTGTGACAGCTGAGACATGGCGCGCCTTAAACCTTTCTCAAACCTTCGACATGCGTTAA
- the LOC116053678 gene encoding oocyte zinc finger protein XlCOF6-like — METEANGEDRGGPEPALNSDPDTHLQPDNDDEAEDSSEPETDDSADWKETREPQSGLNSLKNDSRCKAGEKTLSCSECGKRFVTKTHLKIHMRSHTGEKPFSCSDCGKRFCIIGHLKDHARRHTGEKPFQCPECGKTFVTKSHLKRHTRIHTGERPFSCSVCSKTFSGSGNLKTHMITHTGERPFSCSFCMKSFTQSGTLKEHMNIHTGEKPFGCSVCGKAFRGRGNLKKHKRIHTGEKLFGCSVCHKRFAWPEQVKRHKCVGRQSSQLHQRQAPQTKTAADGEDRGGPEPAGNSDPDTHLQPDNEDNAGDSSEPETEKDWKDPESNPFRCSVCSKTFKHRGNLNKHVRTHTGEKPFSCTLCSKRFSQKAGLDYHLKTHTGEKPFSCSVCGKTFRNKGAVTYHMVKHTGVKPFSCGVCGGRFFWRFQIKKHKCLREFSQQRRRRIGFNGENCEGPEAARRSTQVANKTTELASEADDSDDIGFWKETRQHQSGFTYQRCKKVPSSDGCNTGGSADKVQTEAGTDESVDFGRPTGHPQSRLRLLKTEHVPVSDTERDTYTKPFSFSEYRERCEDGCTLLTRKNSPTDEQPFSSSLCGKGFATRLHAALIHSSHTGEEHFTERGSLSQDIVVRTGVHMGVKQEDPEPPNIKEEQEELRVSQEGEQLQGLEEFVKFPFTPVPVKSEH; from the coding sequence atggaaacagaagcgAATGGAGAGGACCgcggaggaccagaaccagccttGAACTCGGATCCAGATACACATTTACAACCAGATAATGACGACGAGGCTGAAGACTCTTCTGAACCCGAGACTGATGACAGCGccgattggaaggagaccagagaacctcagtcaggtttaaactctctgaaaaaTGACTCGAGATGTAAGGCCGGTGAAAAAACActtagctgctctgagtgtgggaagAGATTTGTCACCAAGACACACCTGAAGATACACATGAGATCGcatacaggagagaaaccttttAGTTGCTCCGATTGTGGGAAAAGGTTTTGCATCATTGGACATTTGAAGGACCACGCAAGACGTCACACGGGCGAGAAACCATTTCAGTGCCCTGAATGTGGGAAAACATTTGTAACAAAGTCCCATCTGAAGAGACACacgagaatccacacaggagagagacCCTTTAGCTGCTCAGTATGCAGCAAAACCTTCAGTGGAAGCGGAAACCTGAAGACACACATGATAACTCATACAGGAGAAAGGCCTTTCAGTTGCTCATTCTGCATGAAGTCCTTCACACAGAGTGGAACCCTAAAGGAACACATGAACATCCACACGGGAGAGAAACCGTTCGGCTGCTCAGTGTGTGGTAAAGCTTTCCGTGGGAGGGGGAATCTGAAAAAGCACAAGAGAATCCACACAGGCGAGAAACTCTTCGGCTGCAGCGTTTGTCACAAAAGATTTGCCTGGCCCGAACAGGTCAAAAGGCATAAATGCGTTGGACgccagtcctcacagcttcatcaaagacAAGCTCCACAGACGAAAACGGCGGCTGATGGAGAGGAccgtggaggaccagaaccagccggGAACTCAGATCCAGATACACATTTGCAACCAGATAATGAAGACAATGCaggagactcttctgaacctgagactgagAAAGACTGGAAGGATCCTGAAAGTAACCCATTCCGTTGTTCTGTGTGttccaaaacatttaaacacagggGGAATTTGAATAAACACGTGAGAactcacactggagagaaaccGTTTAGTTGCACCTTGTGTAGTAAAAGGTTTTCTCAAAAAGCAGGCCTGGACTACCACTTGAAAAcgcacacaggagagaaaccgtttagctgctcagtttgcGGTAAGACGTTTAGGAACAAAGGAGCCGTGACGTACCACATGGTGAAGCACACCGGGGTGAAACCGTTCAGCTGCGGCGTCTGTGGCGGGAGATTCTTTTGGCGTTTTCAGATCAAAAAACACAAGTGTCTCAGGGAGTTCTCAcagcaaagaagaagaagaattggCTTTAATGGAGAGAACTGTGAAGGGCCAGAAGCAGCCAGACGTTCAACACAAGTTGCTAATAAAACGACAGAACTGGCATCTGAAGCTGACGACAGTGATGACATTGGGTTTTGGAAAGAGACCAGGCAACATCAGTCAGGGTTCACTTATCAGAGATGTAAAAAAGTTCCCTCAAGTGATGGATGCAACACTGGCGGCTCTGCTGACAAGGTTCAAACCGAAGCCGGGACTGACGAAAGTGTTGATTTTGGCAGACCGACCGGCCACCCTCAGTCACGTCTAAGGCTTCTGAAAACCGAGCACGTTCCTGTCAGTGATACAGAACGTGATACTTACACGAAGCCATTCAGCTTCTCCGAGTATCGTGAAAGATGCGAAGACGGTTGCACTCTGCTGACACGCAAGAACTCCCCCACAGATGAGCAACCATTCAGTAGCTCACTTTGCGGGAAAGGATTTGCCACAAGACTTCACGCAGCACTGATCCACAGTAGTCATACAGGAGAGGAACATTTTACAGAACGAGGAAGTCTGAGCCAAGACATAGTGGTCCGTACAGGGGTACACATGGGGGTAAAGCAGGAGGACCCAGAGCCCCcaaacattaaagaggaacaagAGGAACTTCGGgtcagtcaggagggagagcagcttcaagggctggaggagttcgtcaagttcccattcactcctgtccctgtgaagagtgaacaTTAA